In one Pseudarthrobacter sp. NBSH8 genomic region, the following are encoded:
- a CDS encoding NAD-dependent succinate-semialdehyde dehydrogenase — protein sequence MTVTALPAVTAERESALLASVPTGLLINGEWRPAASGKTFDIEDPATGKVLLSIADAGPEDGEAALDAAAAAQESWARVPARERGEILRRAFEMVTARAEDFALLMTMEMGKPLAEARGEVTYGAEFLRWFSEEAVRAFGRYSVSPDGKSRLLVTKKPVGPCLLITPWNFPLAMATRKIAPAVAAGCTMVLKSANLTPLTSQLFAAVMQEAGLPAGVLNVIPTSTAGATTGPLIKDQRLRKLSFTGSTEVGRRLLADASETVLRTSMELGGNAPFVVFEDADLDAAVAGAMLAKLRNMGEACTAANRFIVHESVAEEFAQKFAAKMGEMTTARGTEPESKVGPLIDAKSRDKVHELVSDAVASGAKAVLGGAPAEGPGYFYPPTILTGVTEGTRILSEEIFGPVAPIITFGTEDEAIRLANNTEYGLVAYVFTRDLNRGIRMGERLETGMLGLNAGVISNAAAPFGGVKQSGLGREGGLEGIEEYLYTQYIGIADPYAG from the coding sequence GTGACTGTCACCGCACTGCCAGCTGTTACCGCGGAGCGCGAAAGCGCGCTGCTGGCCTCTGTTCCCACCGGATTGCTGATCAACGGCGAATGGCGCCCGGCGGCTTCAGGCAAGACGTTCGACATCGAAGACCCCGCCACGGGGAAGGTACTCCTTAGCATCGCTGACGCGGGCCCGGAGGACGGCGAGGCTGCTTTGGACGCGGCCGCCGCCGCACAGGAGTCGTGGGCGAGGGTTCCGGCGCGTGAACGCGGTGAAATCCTCCGACGTGCCTTTGAAATGGTTACGGCGCGTGCCGAGGACTTCGCGCTGCTGATGACCATGGAAATGGGCAAGCCGCTTGCCGAAGCCCGTGGCGAGGTCACCTACGGCGCGGAGTTCCTGCGGTGGTTCTCCGAAGAAGCCGTCCGCGCGTTCGGACGCTACTCGGTCTCCCCGGACGGCAAGTCCCGCTTGCTGGTGACCAAGAAGCCGGTGGGCCCGTGCCTGCTGATCACGCCGTGGAACTTCCCGCTGGCCATGGCCACCCGCAAGATCGCCCCCGCCGTCGCAGCCGGCTGCACCATGGTGCTGAAGTCCGCCAACCTCACGCCGCTGACCTCGCAGCTGTTCGCCGCCGTCATGCAGGAGGCGGGCCTGCCCGCCGGAGTCCTGAACGTCATTCCCACGTCCACTGCGGGCGCCACCACCGGCCCGCTGATCAAGGACCAGCGGCTGCGCAAGCTGTCCTTCACCGGCTCCACCGAGGTAGGACGTCGCCTGCTCGCCGATGCCTCCGAGACTGTGCTGCGGACTTCCATGGAACTCGGCGGCAACGCCCCGTTCGTGGTCTTCGAAGACGCAGACCTGGACGCTGCTGTCGCCGGTGCCATGCTGGCGAAGCTGCGGAACATGGGCGAGGCCTGCACCGCCGCGAACCGGTTCATCGTCCACGAATCCGTCGCCGAGGAATTCGCCCAGAAGTTCGCCGCGAAAATGGGTGAGATGACCACCGCCCGGGGCACCGAGCCGGAGTCCAAGGTGGGACCCCTGATCGATGCCAAGAGCCGGGACAAGGTCCACGAACTCGTGTCCGACGCCGTCGCCTCCGGCGCCAAAGCTGTCCTGGGCGGCGCCCCGGCCGAAGGCCCAGGCTACTTCTACCCGCCCACCATCCTCACCGGCGTCACCGAAGGCACCCGGATCCTGTCCGAGGAAATTTTCGGCCCCGTCGCCCCGATCATCACCTTCGGCACCGAGGACGAAGCGATCCGCCTGGCCAACAACACCGAGTACGGGCTGGTGGCGTACGTGTTCACGCGCGACCTGAACCGCGGCATCCGGATGGGCGAACGGCTCGAGACCGGCATGCTCGGCCTGAACGCCGGCGTTATCTCCAACGCCGCCGCACCGTTCGGCGGCGTCAAGCAGTCCGGGCTAGGACGTGAAGGCGGCCTCGAGGGCATCGAGGAATACCTCTACACCCAGTACATCGGCATCGCGGACCCCTACGCCGGCTGA
- the rsmI gene encoding 16S rRNA (cytidine(1402)-2'-O)-methyltransferase: MTADPAATAPVATGPGRIVLAATPIGNAGDASARLIELLGTADIVAAEDTRRLHRLVQNLGVTVAGRVISYHEHNEATKTAELLEHVRAGKTLVMVTDAGMPSVSDPGFRLVEGAVAAGLTVTAVPGPSAVLTALALSGLPTDRFCFEGFLPRKAGERASRLADLSAERRTMVFFEAPHRLESMLRALRERFGAERRIAVCRELTKTYEEVIRGTVGELLLWAEGNEVRGEIAVVLGGAPEQAPGTPEDHVAAVNELVAQGIRLKEAVAAVAEDVRVSKRELYAAVLAAR; this comes from the coding sequence CAACGGCACCAGTTGCCACGGGGCCGGGCCGGATTGTGCTGGCGGCGACGCCAATCGGCAATGCCGGCGACGCGTCGGCCCGCCTGATCGAACTCCTGGGTACAGCGGACATCGTGGCCGCCGAAGACACCAGGCGCCTGCACCGCCTGGTCCAGAACCTCGGAGTCACCGTCGCCGGGCGGGTCATCAGCTACCACGAGCACAACGAGGCCACTAAGACCGCGGAGCTGCTGGAGCACGTCCGGGCCGGCAAAACCCTGGTGATGGTCACTGACGCCGGCATGCCTTCGGTCTCGGACCCGGGGTTCCGGCTCGTGGAAGGCGCTGTGGCCGCAGGACTGACCGTGACCGCCGTCCCGGGCCCGTCTGCGGTACTGACCGCTTTGGCTCTCTCCGGCCTGCCCACCGACCGCTTCTGTTTTGAGGGGTTCCTGCCCCGGAAAGCCGGCGAACGGGCGTCGCGTCTGGCGGACCTTTCGGCGGAACGCCGGACTATGGTGTTTTTTGAGGCCCCGCACCGCCTGGAATCGATGCTGCGGGCGCTGCGTGAGCGCTTCGGTGCCGAGCGGCGGATCGCCGTCTGCCGCGAACTGACCAAGACCTACGAGGAAGTCATCCGCGGGACGGTCGGGGAACTGTTGCTGTGGGCCGAAGGCAACGAGGTCCGCGGCGAGATAGCCGTGGTGCTGGGCGGCGCTCCCGAGCAGGCGCCGGGGACCCCCGAAGACCACGTGGCCGCCGTCAACGAGCTGGTGGCCCAGGGAATCCGGCTGAAGGAAGCTGTGGCCGCTGTCGCTGAGGACGTCCGCGTCAGCAAGCGGGAGCTGTACGCGGCAGTCCTCGCGGCACGCTGA
- a CDS encoding transglutaminaseTgpA domain-containing protein — protein MTLAPERNVSRDKAATGSPGQVPARSRVGAYPWAMAGAVALSVAGAAISLNGVLRGWAWYLPILTTVVVVCLSIATLRALRAQPLVVAASGFASLIAVLTLTFFRSTGIAGFIPSGATLAEVDRFIRRASETVLAESAPVAPNAGIVMVCCAALGLTVILIDALAVPLGMPATTGLGLLAILVVPATVKPQSVGVWGFIATVAGYLLILACSQWFASDSRTSADSGRNPGQLRRAVLTGTVALVATLAVPAAIPGFDHGTFPQGSRLNPWGAGTGLNPMITLGNSLRAPGGSGRITYATNAAGSLYLRSVTVDNFDGESWGPDDRDAERRPVAGQLETGYEIVAEEQLRQVTAVDTGTFTSPYLPLPYAPESIRGLDGSWTWDPATLAVKGTNTNSRAQQYIVVSSTPKLTATLLQQSSQAVRGIRDDFTRVPGNVPDIVRSTAATVTASSDTPFAKAMAIQKYLRSGEFTYSLQSPVQGGYDGNGLSVLADFLAQKSGYCIHFSSAMAVMARLEGIPSRIAVGYAPGRTTGSTVSVAGQGGLPEYEVDARDAHAWPELYFQGLGWVPFEPTPSRGVIPAYATETSNPGSPVSLENNADLLPGTTAPASTPGATAAPLPGAGGGDGDVGQVLLPWLFGTAAALGLVLLAASPGLVRVGRRARRLRTEDRAREDVVPLAWAEIRDLGTDYGLPPESSETARTYSARFRQSSLLGESGGMDDAAHQAIRSLTSDFERRHYGPPVQDPGRGRTGAIAPRIAAVQQSLRANASLPRRLRADWLPPSVLGLWAWLLAAPFKKVNRLARGTAKAAARSGSRARDRLFRPRGSQ, from the coding sequence GTGACGCTGGCACCGGAACGCAACGTTTCCCGAGACAAGGCAGCCACGGGTAGCCCTGGACAAGTCCCGGCACGGTCGCGGGTTGGGGCGTACCCCTGGGCCATGGCCGGGGCTGTGGCCCTCTCTGTTGCGGGCGCCGCAATTTCCCTCAACGGAGTCCTGCGCGGATGGGCCTGGTACTTGCCGATCCTGACCACGGTAGTGGTGGTCTGCCTGTCCATCGCCACGCTCCGCGCACTGCGGGCCCAGCCCCTTGTGGTGGCAGCCAGCGGCTTTGCGTCGCTGATCGCGGTTCTAACACTGACGTTCTTCCGGAGCACGGGCATTGCCGGTTTCATCCCGTCCGGGGCAACCCTGGCCGAAGTGGACAGGTTCATCCGCCGGGCGAGCGAGACGGTCCTTGCGGAAAGTGCCCCGGTGGCTCCGAATGCAGGAATCGTGATGGTGTGCTGCGCAGCCCTGGGCCTGACCGTCATCCTCATCGATGCGTTGGCCGTGCCGCTTGGCATGCCGGCAACAACCGGGCTGGGCCTTCTGGCCATTCTGGTGGTCCCCGCCACGGTGAAGCCCCAGAGCGTGGGGGTTTGGGGCTTCATTGCCACGGTGGCCGGATATCTGCTGATCCTCGCGTGCAGCCAGTGGTTTGCGTCGGATTCCCGCACATCAGCCGACAGCGGCCGGAATCCCGGCCAGCTGCGGCGGGCCGTGCTGACCGGAACCGTGGCGCTGGTGGCAACCCTGGCGGTGCCGGCGGCAATTCCAGGTTTCGACCACGGCACGTTTCCGCAGGGCTCCCGGCTGAACCCTTGGGGCGCCGGCACCGGCCTGAATCCCATGATTACCCTGGGAAACAGCCTGCGGGCACCAGGCGGCAGCGGGCGGATCACCTATGCCACCAATGCGGCCGGGTCGCTCTATCTGCGGTCCGTCACTGTTGACAATTTCGACGGCGAATCCTGGGGACCTGATGACCGGGACGCCGAGCGCCGCCCCGTGGCCGGACAGCTGGAGACGGGCTACGAGATCGTCGCCGAGGAGCAACTCCGCCAGGTGACTGCCGTGGATACGGGCACGTTCACCAGCCCGTACCTGCCGTTGCCGTATGCGCCCGAGTCAATCCGCGGGCTCGACGGCTCCTGGACGTGGGACCCGGCCACGCTGGCCGTCAAGGGAACCAACACCAACTCACGGGCACAGCAATACATTGTGGTGTCCTCGACGCCTAAGCTCACGGCCACCCTGCTTCAACAGTCCTCGCAGGCCGTGCGGGGAATCCGTGATGATTTCACCAGGGTTCCCGGCAACGTCCCGGACATAGTCCGGAGCACCGCTGCGACGGTAACGGCTTCCAGCGACACGCCCTTCGCCAAGGCCATGGCCATCCAGAAATACCTTCGGTCGGGTGAGTTCACCTATTCCCTCCAGTCACCTGTCCAGGGCGGCTACGACGGGAATGGGCTTTCGGTGCTGGCCGATTTCCTGGCCCAGAAGAGCGGTTACTGCATCCACTTCTCGTCCGCGATGGCTGTAATGGCCCGCTTGGAGGGTATCCCCAGCCGCATCGCGGTGGGCTACGCGCCTGGCCGTACCACCGGTTCCACGGTTTCCGTTGCCGGGCAAGGTGGACTGCCCGAGTATGAGGTGGACGCCCGGGATGCCCATGCCTGGCCCGAACTCTACTTCCAGGGACTGGGGTGGGTGCCGTTCGAACCCACCCCGTCGCGTGGCGTTATACCTGCGTACGCTACGGAAACCAGCAACCCGGGTAGCCCCGTGTCGCTGGAAAACAACGCCGACCTCCTCCCGGGCACAACAGCCCCGGCCTCCACGCCAGGTGCGACGGCCGCGCCCCTCCCCGGTGCAGGTGGCGGCGATGGGGACGTGGGGCAGGTGCTCCTGCCGTGGCTGTTCGGGACGGCGGCCGCGCTTGGCCTTGTCCTCCTGGCGGCCTCGCCAGGGCTGGTGAGGGTGGGGCGGCGCGCACGGCGGCTCCGCACCGAGGACCGGGCCCGGGAGGACGTGGTTCCGCTGGCGTGGGCTGAAATCCGCGACCTCGGAACTGACTACGGCCTGCCACCGGAATCCAGCGAAACAGCCCGAACATATTCCGCCCGGTTCCGCCAGTCATCCCTGCTCGGCGAGAGCGGTGGAATGGACGACGCCGCGCACCAGGCCATCCGCAGCCTCACCTCCGACTTCGAACGCCGGCACTACGGGCCGCCTGTCCAGGACCCAGGCCGCGGCAGGACTGGGGCGATTGCCCCGCGCATCGCGGCGGTACAGCAGTCCTTGCGAGCTAACGCCTCGCTCCCCCGACGCCTCCGGGCCGACTGGCTCCCGCCGTCGGTTCTGGGACTGTGGGCCTGGCTCCTGGCTGCCCCGTTTAAGAAGGTCAACAGGCTGGCACGCGGGACGGCAAAAGCCGCCGCACGCTCCGGGTCGAGGGCGCGCGACCGCCTGTTCCGGCCGCGGGGCAGCCAATAG